One window from the genome of Mucilaginibacter ginsenosidivorans encodes:
- a CDS encoding ABC transporter permease, which yields MLKNFLKIAWRNLLRHKAFSLINIGGLSIGIAACLLISLYVDYEQSFDTYNLKRDRIVRVTNVMHTPENDNVAAAPAPTLLAVTLRTYPEIETAVRFEPARAVMKVNDHLFTEDQVYKADENVFDVFTWKLKEGDPKRALAGPHKMVLSASLAKKYFGDQSAVGKNITFNKVLYQVTGVLDELPENSDLKVSALLSPEFSKITKWMEDDFSVYTFVLFKNKPDLKAFQSKLNIISKHDVQPELNKMGAVKYSIRFIIQPLSDVHFATGFLGDTPKGDKQLIYIFSVLAVVILVIALLNYINLSTARATERAKEVGVRKVNGALRPALIRQFLFESFFVTTIALFIGLGLMFAMLPFLNQLLQAHIGLTWTTYSFWAICAIVLASSLLTGLYPAFVLSAFQPVAALKANFRQMSRGLTLRKVITVTQFVIATVMIAGAFIMNRQINYVEHKSLGYNRNQVLNIALPDDSVALLNVKAFDNALKQMSFVKATAVQTGFSAGNTDMAPKATTLTSVNGVKRETMSNYFSVDEKFMPLLGMQLMAGRNFSAGMPTDKKQAFIVNEAFVKLVGWKNPVGQPIEGFDHKGTVIGVVKNFHYASMHNPIAPLVMVYTSMKPMSVLVKLDPKKVKQVCDTWSSYFPDNPFNANFLDADFNSTYQKDITTIRLFNYFTVLSILIACLGLYGLAYLVAMQRTKEIGIRKVLGAAFQQLLVLLAKDFAKLIAIAAVLGVPLAWFIMNKWLNGYAYHISVGWWLMVAPVIAVLLIALLVISYQTIKVAVTNPVKSLRSE from the coding sequence ATGCTCAAAAATTTCCTTAAGATAGCCTGGCGCAACCTGCTTCGCCACAAAGCCTTTTCGCTGATCAACATCGGCGGCTTATCCATCGGCATCGCAGCCTGCCTGCTTATATCGTTATATGTCGATTATGAACAAAGCTTTGACACTTATAACCTGAAAAGGGACAGGATAGTTCGGGTGACCAATGTCATGCACACGCCCGAAAATGATAACGTGGCGGCCGCGCCTGCGCCAACGCTTTTAGCGGTTACCTTAAGGACTTATCCTGAAATAGAAACGGCCGTCCGCTTTGAGCCTGCACGTGCCGTAATGAAGGTGAACGACCATTTATTTACCGAAGACCAGGTTTACAAAGCCGATGAGAACGTGTTTGATGTTTTTACCTGGAAATTGAAGGAGGGCGATCCAAAACGGGCGCTTGCAGGGCCGCATAAAATGGTGCTTTCGGCGTCGCTTGCCAAAAAATATTTTGGCGATCAAAGCGCTGTCGGCAAAAACATAACTTTTAACAAGGTGCTTTACCAGGTGACCGGCGTGCTTGACGAACTGCCCGAGAATTCCGACCTGAAAGTTAGTGCGCTATTGTCGCCGGAGTTTTCAAAAATAACCAAATGGATGGAGGACGATTTTTCGGTGTACACATTCGTCTTGTTCAAAAATAAACCGGATCTGAAAGCTTTCCAAAGCAAGCTGAATATTATTTCAAAACACGATGTACAACCCGAATTGAATAAAATGGGTGCGGTAAAGTATTCGATCAGGTTCATTATACAGCCGCTTAGCGATGTACATTTTGCCACCGGTTTCCTGGGCGATACCCCGAAAGGAGATAAACAGCTGATCTATATTTTTTCGGTCCTGGCTGTGGTGATATTGGTTATCGCCTTGCTCAACTACATTAACCTGTCTACCGCACGTGCTACCGAAAGGGCTAAAGAGGTGGGTGTCCGCAAAGTCAACGGAGCGTTGCGGCCCGCGCTTATCCGGCAATTCCTGTTCGAATCGTTCTTTGTAACTACTATTGCCCTGTTTATAGGTTTGGGCTTGATGTTCGCGATGCTGCCGTTTTTAAATCAGCTGCTGCAGGCACATATCGGGCTTACCTGGACAACCTACAGCTTCTGGGCCATCTGCGCCATCGTGCTGGCTTCTTCATTGCTCACCGGGCTATATCCCGCGTTTGTGTTATCGGCCTTTCAGCCCGTGGCAGCGTTAAAGGCCAATTTCAGGCAGATGTCGCGGGGACTAACCCTGCGTAAAGTTATCACTGTAACCCAATTCGTCATTGCGACGGTAATGATAGCCGGCGCGTTCATCATGAACAGGCAGATAAACTATGTCGAACATAAATCACTGGGATACAACCGTAACCAGGTTTTGAATATCGCCCTGCCCGATGATTCGGTGGCCCTGCTCAACGTTAAAGCTTTTGACAACGCACTTAAGCAGATGAGCTTTGTTAAGGCAACGGCCGTGCAGACGGGCTTCTCGGCAGGAAATACGGATATGGCCCCAAAAGCGACGACGCTCACTTCGGTTAACGGGGTTAAAAGAGAAACAATGTCCAATTACTTTTCAGTAGATGAAAAATTTATGCCCTTGCTGGGTATGCAGTTAATGGCGGGGCGCAATTTTTCGGCCGGTATGCCTACCGACAAAAAACAAGCTTTTATAGTGAACGAAGCGTTTGTAAAGTTAGTAGGATGGAAGAACCCGGTCGGGCAGCCTATCGAAGGCTTTGATCATAAGGGAACTGTAATAGGCGTGGTTAAAAATTTCCATTATGCGTCCATGCATAATCCTATAGCGCCATTAGTGATGGTTTATACTTCTATGAAGCCGATGTCGGTGCTGGTAAAGTTAGATCCGAAAAAGGTTAAACAGGTATGCGACACATGGAGCAGCTATTTTCCTGATAACCCCTTTAACGCCAATTTCCTGGATGCCGACTTTAATTCCACCTATCAAAAGGATATCACTACGATCAGGCTGTTCAATTATTTCACCGTGCTTTCTATCCTGATTGCCTGTCTCGGGCTTTATGGGCTTGCTTACCTGGTTGCTATGCAGCGCACCAAAGAGATAGGTATCCGTAAAGTGCTTGGCGCGGCATTTCAGCAATTACTGGTCCTGTTAGCCAAGGATTTTGCCAAACTTATTGCCATAGCCGCAGTACTGGGAGTGCCGCTGGCCTGGTTTATCATGAACAAATGGCTCAACGGTTACGCCTACCATATTTCTGTCGGCTGGTGGTTAATGGTCGCACCCGTTATAGCGGTTTTACTGATCGCATTATTGGTTATCAGTTATCAAACTATCAAAGTGGCCGTCACAAACCCTGTTAAAAGTCTGCGGAGCGAATAA